The genomic interval TACTCGCCGAGGGTGACCGTCTCGTCCTCGGTGTGAACCGTGAGTTCGCCCTCCAGACACAGACAGACCTGCTCGTTCTCGTGGTCGTGCATCGGCGAGGAGTGGCCCGGCGGCTTCTCGAACCACTCGAAGGTGAAGGCCTCGCTGCCGGCGAGGGCCCGGCGCGCCCACCCCTCCTCGGGTTCGTAGCGCTCGGCCTCGTCGAACTCGACGGGTTTCACAGGTTCGAAGCCCCCGCCCCGCCGTCGATCGGCACCGACACGCCGTTGACGAAGCCCGATTTCGGCGAGGAGAGGTACGCGACGGTGTTCCCGAGTTCGATCGGGTCGCCGATCCGTTCGAGGGGAACGCCGTCGCTCCAGTCGGCCAGTCCCTCTTCGTACGAACTGTAGTCGCCCCGGTCGACCGCCTGATCGACCAGTTCCTCGATACGGGCGGTCTCGTGGGGGCCCGGCAGCACCGCGTTGGCACGCACCTCGGGCGCGAG from Halalkalicoccus subterraneus carries:
- a CDS encoding cupin domain-containing protein, whose translation is MKPVEFDEAERYEPEEGWARRALAGSEAFTFEWFEKPPGHSSPMHDHENEQVCLCLEGELTVHTEDETVTLGEYDSVWLDAWESHRVENEGEERAVGLDVFAPGRSFDFWTDRK